The following are encoded together in the Salvia hispanica cultivar TCC Black 2014 chromosome 6, UniMelb_Shisp_WGS_1.0, whole genome shotgun sequence genome:
- the LOC125196874 gene encoding protein PELPK1-like, producing MALHRHHSLFFFLLIALSSITNHAVARHLLESPVPEVPKPEIPTIPKPELPPLPKPELPSLPKPEVPTLPKPEVPVLPKPEFPTLPKPEIPVLPKPEIPILPKPEVPVLPKPELPALPKPEVPTLPKPKLEKAELPKPTLPEIPKPELPKPTMPGLPKLPELPNPEVPAVPKSEVPTVPKPAVPTLPKPEDPTLPKPEIPALPKPEVPTLPRPEIPNSPKSELPTLPKPEVPTFPKPTPEKTELPKPTLPEMPKPEVPTLPKPEVPIVPKPEVPTLPKPVMPTLPKPEMPKLPELPKIPELPKPTLPEGPKSR from the coding sequence ATGGCATTACATCGCCACCAttcccttttcttcttcttactCATCGCTCTGTCATCCATAACAAACCATGCGGTGGCACGTCATCTCCTAGAGTCGCCTGTCCCTGAGGTTCCCAAGCCCGAAATCCCAACTATACCGAAGCCAGAGCTACCTCCACTACCCAAGCCTGAGCTGCCATCGTTGCCTAAGCCTGAGGTTCCAACACTACCAAAACCTGAAGTCCCAGTATTGCCCAAGCCCGAGTTTCCAACACTGCCAAAACCAGAGATACCTGTGTTGCCAAAACCCGAGATTCCAATACTACCCAAGCCGGAGGTACCTGTGTTGCCAAAGCCTGAACTTCCAGCACTACCCAAGCCAGAGGTACCGACATTGCCTAAGCCAAAACTTGAAAAGGCTGAATTGCCAAAGCCTACTCTACCTGAAATACCAAAGCCAGAATTGCCAAAACCAACGATGCCTGGGCTACCAAAGCTCCCAGAATTACCAAACCCTGAGGTCCCGGCTGTCCCTAAGTCTGAGGTTCCAACAGTGCCAAAACCTGCGGTACCGACTTTGCCTAAGCCCGAGGATCCAACACTACCAAAACCTGAGATCCCGGCTTTGCCTAAGCCTGAGGTTCCAACACTACCAAGACCTGAGATCCCAAATTCACCAAAGTCTGAACTTCCAACACTACCCAAACCGGAGGTACCGACTTTCCCTAAGCCAACACCAGAAAAGACTGAGTTACCAAAGCCTACTCTACCTGAAATGCCAAAACCTGAGGTCCCTACTTTGCCTAAGCCCGAGGTTCCAATAGTGCCAAAACCTGAGGTCCCAACTTTGCCTAAGCCTGTGATGCCAACTCTACCTAAACCAGAAATGCCAAAGTTACCTGAACTTCCAAAGATTCCAGAACTTCCCAAACCAACTTTGCCAGAAGGACCCAAATCCCGTTGA
- the LOC125192063 gene encoding protein PELPK1-like has protein sequence MALHRGHSLFLFLLITLSSITNNAEARHLLESPVPEVPKPKIPSIPKPELPPLPKPEVPTVPKPEIPAVPKPEVPTLPKPEVPTSPKPEVPAVPKPEIPTLPKPEIPTLPKPELPTLPKPEVPTLPKSTLEKAETPKPTLPEIPKPQLPELPKLPELPKPQLPELPKLPELPKPELPAVPKPEVPTLPKPEVPTLPKPEMPKLPELPKIPELPKPTLPEGPKSR, from the coding sequence ATGGCATTACATCGAGGCCATtccctttttctcttcttGCTCATCACTCTGTCTTCCATAACGAACAATGCAGAGGCACGCCATCTCCTGGAGTCGCCCGTGCCTGAGGTTCCCAAGCCCAAAATCCCATCTATACCGAAGCCAGAGCTACCTCCACTACCCAAGCCTGAGGTTCCAACTGTGCCAAAACCTGAGATCCCGGCTGTCCCTAAGCCTGAGGTACCAACATTGCCAAAACCCGAGGTCCCAACTTCACCTAAGCCTGAGGTTCCAGCAGTGCCGAAACCTGAGATACCAACTTTGCCTAAGCCCGAGATCCCGACTTTGCCTAAGCCTGAACTTCCAACACTACCCAAACCAGAGGTACCAACATTGCCCAAGTCAACACTCGAAAAAGCTGAAACGCCAAAGCCTACTCTGCCTGAAATACCAAAGCCTCAGCTGCCAGAGCTGCCAAAGCTCCCAGAATTACCAAAACCTCAACTGCCAGAGCTACCAAAGCTGCCAGAATTACCCAAACCTGAGCTTCCAGCTGTCCCTAAGCCCGAGGTTCCAACATTGCCAAAACCCGAGGTCCCGACTTTGCCCAAGCCAGAGATGCCAAAGTTGCCTGAACTTCCTAAGATTCCAGAACTGCCTAAACCAACTTTGCCCGAAGGACCCAAATCCCGTTGA
- the LOC125192057 gene encoding transcriptional elongation regulator MINIYO isoform X2: MREYASRESKNLKSKMLGATSIQIGEDDVSRLVGGIVEKGFSEARQTRPLPPPTGPRPTVLPFPLARHRSHGPHWAPNVGNSNGKDSEDELAGEEEDFEGRAVAAAANPLQRKEKRGLDFSRWREMAKKAGSSGFHEKEEGWCSNGDEVEPKETKMASNGDAQFQSMTMTSNVSTIREAKGEAKDASHLASDKEFYSSEYGKNGNNVQTMQYQQDGIAESDGNTVVEKASTWQNGLRKEVDLKRENMPKPHTASVFSGQASVGGEESSLQSQIDAENRARIANMSADELAEAQAEIMAKLNPKLIDALKKRGQGKDKRQKSYETDVTGSASVDMQHEEALPKISGNTVSHEPMEIETESTLKDKEDNVSTNASPDKGSIWNAWSKRVERVRDVRFSLDGNIIGFGMESNIGDPGAGGYTIKEALALARSVVPGQRTLALSVIAAILNRAISKIIQNQVDSVSNIADSVEPADWVAIWAYALGPEPELALLLRISFDDNHNSVVLNCAKAILSALSYDTNKILFDMLERTPTYSKDVSTAPVFRSKPDVNVGFLRGGFWKYNTKPSNILRCGEEMMDDEAEGEGEHTIQDDVVVAGQDFAAGLVRMGTLERICYLLQTDPAAPLEECLISILIALARHSPTCAAAVLDCGRLVQTIAGRFTSNEQMEINGSKIKSVTLFKVLAQHGRKNCSTFINNGIFRQLTWHLYRYPFSLDLWVKSGRESCILSSAMLVEQLRLWKVSVNYGYSISDFSDLFTSLCAWLSVPTFEKLSSYDVMSEYCAITREAYLLLGVMANRLPNFYSSMQEPPADTVQDTDPWSWRHFGPIIDSAVEWIQVKNIAFVSRLFNSQSNDGERICFQDSKVNSLLWIISSVLSMLASVLKAVIPEDFTSLPDGRLPWLPEFVPKIGLAFVKNGYIRSGGSSDPSENGSFVKYLCDLRLQGSPEFAISSQCCLQGFFQIADSVDKLVTHANLDIHSARVGYNNFSRDDKILANGILKSCSTEIQYLLSTSMEAITSDWQFLRPIEMFSRGGPAPGVGVGWGASAGGYWSLNSLLAQQDAGLLVYLLEAFGIPSTVDPSEAEEMDCTMQKIECILTACLIVGPWSSSVLDKLLKIIFQVPVLKHLSYGIHKFLSLRKGYSSFKWNYDDEEYALISNVLASHFRTRWLGAKKKRKAMPETNHPSQKSTKKKVRFMETIHEDMNATSEAGEVMSSSSSLILEWARQRLPLPEHWFLSAISTIQLNNNTCPPSASHGEIFSEVASDIVEVAKSGLFFLLAIEAIPTSLSSEFRSPAKCVPVVWKLHAMSATLLSGMGVLEDEKSRTVYETLQNVYGGVLDEKRSSDVLGHTGVERLKFASDIHDSYPTFIETLVEQFSAESYGDVIFGRQVAMYLHKSVEDSARLAAWNTLSNARVLELLPPLHKCLAKADGYLEPIEDNESILEAYVKSWTSGALDKAANRGSVAFSLVLHHLSSFIFGSAGDATLSLRNKLAKSLMRDYSRRQQHEGMMVKLICDKKPEPEPQASATAASSLPMSAIEKRLQLLTKICDGCAPQVAKLEACIRKERSE, from the exons ATGCGTGAGTATGCAAGCAGAGAGAGCAAAAATCTGAAATCCAAGATGTTAGGAGCAACTTCAATTCAAATTGGGGAAGATGATGTTTCGCGGCTGGTTGGTGGCATAGTTGAAAAGGGCTTCTCCGAAGCTCGGCAGACTAGGCCGTTACCTCCGCCCACAGGGCCGCGCCCCACCGTGCTGCCCTTTCCGTTGGCGCGCCACCGCTCACACGGCCCG CATTGGGCTCCTAACGTTGGAAATTCGAACGGCAAAGACAGTGAAGATGAGCTTGCTGGAGAAGAGGAAGATTTCGAGGGGAGAGCAGTAGCTGCTGCTGCTAATCCATTACAAAGAAAAGAGAAGAGGGGTTTGGATTTCAGTAGATGGCGGGAGATGGCAAAAAAAGCTGGCAGCTCGGGGTTCCATGAGAAGGAAGAGGGATGGTGCTCGAATGGGGATGAAGTTGAGCCAAAAGAGACAAAAATGGCTTCTAATGGTGATGCACAGTTTCAGTCTATGACAATGACTAGTAATGTTTCGACAATCAGAGAGGCGAAAGGAGAAGCAAAAGACGCATCACATTTGGCAAGTGACAAGGAGTTTTACAGCTCTGAATATgggaaaaatggaaataatgtCCAAACTATGCAATATCAACAGGATGGCATTGCTGAATCTGATGGAAATACTGTTGTGGAGAAGGCGTCTACATGGCAGAATGGATTGAGGAAAGAAGTGGACCTGAAAAGGGAGAATATGCCAAAACCACATACAGCTTCTGTTTTCTCAGGGCAGGCGTCAGTAGGTGGAGAAGAAAGTAGTCTTCAAAGTCAGATAGATGCTGAGAATCGTGCTCGAATAGCAAATATGTCTGCTGATGAACTTGCTGAAGCACAAGCTGAGATAATGGCTAAGCTAAACCCAAAATTGATTGATGCATTGAAGAAAAGGGGTCAAGGAAAAGACAAGAGGCAAAAGTCTTACGAGACAGATGTTACGGGCAGTGCATCAGTTGATATGCAACATGAGGAAGCTTTGCCTAAAATTTCTGGGAACACTGTCTCTCATGAACCAATGGAAATAGAAACTGAAAGTACCTTAAAAGATAAGGAAGACAATGTTTCTACAAATGCAAGCCCAGATAAAGGTAGCATATGGAATGCTTGGAGCAAAAGAGTTGAGCGCGTTAGAGATGTGAGATTTTCCTTAGATGGAAACATTATTGGCTTTGGTATGGAGTCCAATATTG GTGATCCTGGTGCTGGTGGTTACACAATAAAAGAAGCATTAGCATTAGCTAGAAGTGTG GTTCCAGGCCAACGGACACTTGCTTTAAGTGTAATTGCAGCTATTCTTAATCGGGCAATTTCTAAAATCATTCAGAATCAAGTTGATTCTGTTTCTAATATTGCTGATTCTGTGGAGCCTGCTGACTGGGTTGCTATTTGGGCTTATGCTCTGGGTCCGGAACCTGAGCTTGCTTTATTACTGAG AATATCTTTTGATGACAACCACAATAGCGTTGTCCTCAATTGTGCCAAGGCCATTCTTAGTGCATTGAGTTATGATACaaacaagattttatttgACATGTTGGAG cGGACACCAACGTATTCGAAGGATGTTTCTACTGCTCCTGTATTCAGAAGTAAACCAGATGTTAATGTTGGTTTTCTTCGTGGTGGCTTTTGGAAGTATAATACTAAGCCTTCCAATATTCTTCGTTGTGGTGAGGAGATGATGGATGACGAAGCTGAAGGTGAGGGCGAGCACACTATTCAGGATGATGTAGTTGTTGCAGGGCAGGATTTTGCTGCTGGTCTTGTTAGAATGGGGACTCTTGAAAGGATCTGCTATCTCTTACag ACAGACCCTGCTGCACCATTAGAAGAATgcttaatatcaatattgatAGCTTTAGCAAGGCATTCTCCAACTTGTGCTGCTGCAGTTTTGGACTGTGGAAGGCTTGTTCAGACAATTGCTGGAAGATTTACTTCAAATGAACAAATGGAAATCAATGGCAGTAAAATCAAATCTGTTACTCTATTCAAA GTATTGGCTCAGCATGGCAGGAAGAATTGCTCAACATTTATTAACAATGGAATTTTTCGTCAGCTGACTTGGCACTTGTACCGGTATCCATTTTCTCTTGATCTATGGGTCAAGTCCGGGAGAGAGTCCTGCATACTTTCATCTGCTATGCTGGTTGAACAATTGCGTTTATGGAAGGTTTCCGTTAATTATGGATATAGTATTTCGGACTTTTCTGACCTATTTACATCATTGTGTGCATGGTTGAGTGTACCTACCTTTGAGAAGTTAAGCAGCTATGACGTGATGAGTGAATACTGTGCCATCACAAGGGAAGCTTATCTTCTTCTTGGAGTTATGGCTAATAGACTTCCAAACTTCTATTCAAGCATGCAAGAACCACCCGCAGATACTGTTCAAGATACAGACCCTTGGTCATGGAGACACTTTGGTCCTATTATAGATTCGGCAGTTGAGTGGATACAAGTTAAAAATATTGCATTCGTATCGAGGCTCTTCAACTCCCAGAGTAATGATGGTGAGAGGATCTGTTTCCAGGATTCAAAAGTAAATTCCTTGCTATGGATAATTTCTTCTGTTTTAAGTATGCTTGCCAGCGTGCTGAAAGCTGTCATCCCAGAGGACTTTACGAGCTTACCTGATGGCCGATTGCCATGGTTGCCAGAGTTTGTTCCTAAGATTGGACTTGCATTTGTTAAAAATGGGTATATCAGGTCTGGAGGATCAAGTGATCCTTCTGAAAATGGCTCTTTTGTAAAGTATCTATGTGATTTGAGACTTCAAGGAAGTCCTGAATTTGCAATATCTTCTCAATGTTGTCTCCAAGGGTTCTTCCAAATAGCAGATTCTGTTGATAAGTTGGTTACACATGCAAATCTCGATATCCATTCAGCACGAGTTGGATATAACAATTTCTCAAGGGACGATAAGATTCTTGCTAATGGTATACTGAAGTCCTGTTCAACTGAAATACAGTATCTGCTGTCAACTTCAATGGAAGCAATTACTAGTGACTGGCAATTCCTGCGGCCTATTGAGATGTTCAGTAGAGGCGGCCCTGCTCCAGGAGTTGGTGTTGGCTGGGGTGCCTCTGCTGGAGGGTATTGGTCCTTAAATTCTTTGTTGGCTCAGCAAGACGCAGGATTGCTCGTTTACTTGCTTGAAGCTTTTGGGATTCCATCTACTGTGGATCCATCAGAAGCCGAAGAGATGGACTGCACAATGCAAAAGATAGAATGCATCCTTACTGCTTGTTTAATTGTGGGCCCATGGAGTAGCTCAGTCCTTGATAAGTTACTAAAAATCATCTTCCAGGTTCCTGTACTCAAGCATCTGAGTTATGGCATTCATAAGTTCCTCTCTCTTAGAAAAGGATACAGTTCTTTCAAGTGGAACTatgatgatgaagaatatGCACTGATATCTAATGTTTTGGCCTCTCACTTTAGAACCAGGTGGCTTGGTGCAAAGAAGAAACGAAAAGCCATGCCTGAGACCAACCATCCAAGCCAAAAATCTACAAAGAAAAAGGTTCGTTTTATGGAAACTATTCATGAGGATATGAATGCGACAAGTGAAGCTGGTGAAGTGAtgtcttcttcatcttcattaaTATTGGAGTGGGCTCGCCAGAGATTGCCTCTTCCGGAACATTGGTTTCTGAGTGCAATCTCCACCATTCAGTTAAACAATAACACATGTCCGCCCAGTGCTTCTCATGGTGAAATCTTTTCAGAGGTGGCCTCAGACATTGTAGAAGTTGCTAAGAGCGGACTCTTTTTCCTCCTGGCTATCGAAGCCATCCCTACCTCTCTTAGCTCTGAGTTCCGCTCACCTGCTAAATGTGTTCCAGTTGTTTGGAAACTGCACGCCATGTCTGCAACATTACTTTCTGGGATGGGTGTTCTGGAAGACGAGAAAAGCAGGACTGTCTATGAAACCTTGCAGAATGTGTATGGCGGAGTTCTTGATGAGAAGAGGTCTTCAGACGTGCTCGGTCACACGGGTGTTGAGCGCCTGAAGTTTGCATCAGACATCCACGATAGCTACCCTACATTCATCGAAACTCTAGTGGAGCAGTTCTCAGCTGAATCGTATGGTGATGTCATATTTGGGAGGCAGGTTGCAATGTATTTACATAAATCCGTTGAAGATTCTGCAAGGCTTGCTGCGTGGAATACCTTGTCTAATGCACGCGTTCTTGAGCTCCTGCCGCCTCTACATAAGTGCCTCGCGAAGGCTGATGGCTACCTTGAACCCATCGAG GATAACGAGAGCATCCTAGAAGCCTACGTGAAATCGTGGACCTCTGGCGCCCTTGACAAAGCGGCAAACAGGGGCTCAGTAGCATTCTCTCTGGTTCTGCATCATCTTTCATCCTTCATATTTGGCAGTGCTGGTGATGCTACTCTCTCACTGCGCAATAAACTCGCGAAATCTCTGATGCGCGACTATTCTCGCAGGCAGCAACACGAG GGGATGATGGTGAAATTGATATGCGACAAGAAACCTGAGCCCGAGCCGCAAGCATCGGCGACAGCAGCTTCGTCTCTACCTATGTCGGCGATAGAAAAGAGGTTGCAACTTCTGACAAAAATTTGTGATGGATGTGCGCCTCAAGTGGCAAAGCTTGAAGCCTGTATCAGAAAAGAGCGTTCAGAATAA
- the LOC125192057 gene encoding transcriptional elongation regulator MINIYO isoform X1: MREYASRESKNLKSKMLGATSIQIGEDDVSRLVGGIVEKGFSEARQTRPLPPPTGPRPTVLPFPLARHRSHGPHWAPNVGNSNGKDSEDELAGEEEDFEGRAVAAAANPLQRKEKRGLDFSRWREMAKKAGSSGFHEKEEGWCSNGDEVEPKETKMASNGDAQFQSMTMTSNVSTIREAKGEAKDASHLASDKEFYSSEYGKNGNNVQTMQYQQDGIAESDGNTVVEKASTWQNGLRKEVDLKRENMPKPHTASVFSGQASVGGEESSLQSQIDAENRARIANMSADELAEAQAEIMAKLNPKLIDALKKRGQGKDKRQKSYETDVTGSASVDMQHEEALPKISGNTVSHEPMEIETESTLKDKEDNVSTNASPDKGSIWNAWSKRVERVRDVRFSLDGNIIGFGMESNIGQFNSNNVSQRDYLRTEGDPGAGGYTIKEALALARSVVPGQRTLALSVIAAILNRAISKIIQNQVDSVSNIADSVEPADWVAIWAYALGPEPELALLLRISFDDNHNSVVLNCAKAILSALSYDTNKILFDMLERTPTYSKDVSTAPVFRSKPDVNVGFLRGGFWKYNTKPSNILRCGEEMMDDEAEGEGEHTIQDDVVVAGQDFAAGLVRMGTLERICYLLQTDPAAPLEECLISILIALARHSPTCAAAVLDCGRLVQTIAGRFTSNEQMEINGSKIKSVTLFKVLAQHGRKNCSTFINNGIFRQLTWHLYRYPFSLDLWVKSGRESCILSSAMLVEQLRLWKVSVNYGYSISDFSDLFTSLCAWLSVPTFEKLSSYDVMSEYCAITREAYLLLGVMANRLPNFYSSMQEPPADTVQDTDPWSWRHFGPIIDSAVEWIQVKNIAFVSRLFNSQSNDGERICFQDSKVNSLLWIISSVLSMLASVLKAVIPEDFTSLPDGRLPWLPEFVPKIGLAFVKNGYIRSGGSSDPSENGSFVKYLCDLRLQGSPEFAISSQCCLQGFFQIADSVDKLVTHANLDIHSARVGYNNFSRDDKILANGILKSCSTEIQYLLSTSMEAITSDWQFLRPIEMFSRGGPAPGVGVGWGASAGGYWSLNSLLAQQDAGLLVYLLEAFGIPSTVDPSEAEEMDCTMQKIECILTACLIVGPWSSSVLDKLLKIIFQVPVLKHLSYGIHKFLSLRKGYSSFKWNYDDEEYALISNVLASHFRTRWLGAKKKRKAMPETNHPSQKSTKKKVRFMETIHEDMNATSEAGEVMSSSSSLILEWARQRLPLPEHWFLSAISTIQLNNNTCPPSASHGEIFSEVASDIVEVAKSGLFFLLAIEAIPTSLSSEFRSPAKCVPVVWKLHAMSATLLSGMGVLEDEKSRTVYETLQNVYGGVLDEKRSSDVLGHTGVERLKFASDIHDSYPTFIETLVEQFSAESYGDVIFGRQVAMYLHKSVEDSARLAAWNTLSNARVLELLPPLHKCLAKADGYLEPIEDNESILEAYVKSWTSGALDKAANRGSVAFSLVLHHLSSFIFGSAGDATLSLRNKLAKSLMRDYSRRQQHEGMMVKLICDKKPEPEPQASATAASSLPMSAIEKRLQLLTKICDGCAPQVAKLEACIRKERSE, encoded by the exons ATGCGTGAGTATGCAAGCAGAGAGAGCAAAAATCTGAAATCCAAGATGTTAGGAGCAACTTCAATTCAAATTGGGGAAGATGATGTTTCGCGGCTGGTTGGTGGCATAGTTGAAAAGGGCTTCTCCGAAGCTCGGCAGACTAGGCCGTTACCTCCGCCCACAGGGCCGCGCCCCACCGTGCTGCCCTTTCCGTTGGCGCGCCACCGCTCACACGGCCCG CATTGGGCTCCTAACGTTGGAAATTCGAACGGCAAAGACAGTGAAGATGAGCTTGCTGGAGAAGAGGAAGATTTCGAGGGGAGAGCAGTAGCTGCTGCTGCTAATCCATTACAAAGAAAAGAGAAGAGGGGTTTGGATTTCAGTAGATGGCGGGAGATGGCAAAAAAAGCTGGCAGCTCGGGGTTCCATGAGAAGGAAGAGGGATGGTGCTCGAATGGGGATGAAGTTGAGCCAAAAGAGACAAAAATGGCTTCTAATGGTGATGCACAGTTTCAGTCTATGACAATGACTAGTAATGTTTCGACAATCAGAGAGGCGAAAGGAGAAGCAAAAGACGCATCACATTTGGCAAGTGACAAGGAGTTTTACAGCTCTGAATATgggaaaaatggaaataatgtCCAAACTATGCAATATCAACAGGATGGCATTGCTGAATCTGATGGAAATACTGTTGTGGAGAAGGCGTCTACATGGCAGAATGGATTGAGGAAAGAAGTGGACCTGAAAAGGGAGAATATGCCAAAACCACATACAGCTTCTGTTTTCTCAGGGCAGGCGTCAGTAGGTGGAGAAGAAAGTAGTCTTCAAAGTCAGATAGATGCTGAGAATCGTGCTCGAATAGCAAATATGTCTGCTGATGAACTTGCTGAAGCACAAGCTGAGATAATGGCTAAGCTAAACCCAAAATTGATTGATGCATTGAAGAAAAGGGGTCAAGGAAAAGACAAGAGGCAAAAGTCTTACGAGACAGATGTTACGGGCAGTGCATCAGTTGATATGCAACATGAGGAAGCTTTGCCTAAAATTTCTGGGAACACTGTCTCTCATGAACCAATGGAAATAGAAACTGAAAGTACCTTAAAAGATAAGGAAGACAATGTTTCTACAAATGCAAGCCCAGATAAAGGTAGCATATGGAATGCTTGGAGCAAAAGAGTTGAGCGCGTTAGAGATGTGAGATTTTCCTTAGATGGAAACATTATTGGCTTTGGTATGGAGTCCAATATTG gccaattcaattcaaataatGTTTCCCAACGTGATTATCTTCGAACTGAAGGTGATCCTGGTGCTGGTGGTTACACAATAAAAGAAGCATTAGCATTAGCTAGAAGTGTG GTTCCAGGCCAACGGACACTTGCTTTAAGTGTAATTGCAGCTATTCTTAATCGGGCAATTTCTAAAATCATTCAGAATCAAGTTGATTCTGTTTCTAATATTGCTGATTCTGTGGAGCCTGCTGACTGGGTTGCTATTTGGGCTTATGCTCTGGGTCCGGAACCTGAGCTTGCTTTATTACTGAG AATATCTTTTGATGACAACCACAATAGCGTTGTCCTCAATTGTGCCAAGGCCATTCTTAGTGCATTGAGTTATGATACaaacaagattttatttgACATGTTGGAG cGGACACCAACGTATTCGAAGGATGTTTCTACTGCTCCTGTATTCAGAAGTAAACCAGATGTTAATGTTGGTTTTCTTCGTGGTGGCTTTTGGAAGTATAATACTAAGCCTTCCAATATTCTTCGTTGTGGTGAGGAGATGATGGATGACGAAGCTGAAGGTGAGGGCGAGCACACTATTCAGGATGATGTAGTTGTTGCAGGGCAGGATTTTGCTGCTGGTCTTGTTAGAATGGGGACTCTTGAAAGGATCTGCTATCTCTTACag ACAGACCCTGCTGCACCATTAGAAGAATgcttaatatcaatattgatAGCTTTAGCAAGGCATTCTCCAACTTGTGCTGCTGCAGTTTTGGACTGTGGAAGGCTTGTTCAGACAATTGCTGGAAGATTTACTTCAAATGAACAAATGGAAATCAATGGCAGTAAAATCAAATCTGTTACTCTATTCAAA GTATTGGCTCAGCATGGCAGGAAGAATTGCTCAACATTTATTAACAATGGAATTTTTCGTCAGCTGACTTGGCACTTGTACCGGTATCCATTTTCTCTTGATCTATGGGTCAAGTCCGGGAGAGAGTCCTGCATACTTTCATCTGCTATGCTGGTTGAACAATTGCGTTTATGGAAGGTTTCCGTTAATTATGGATATAGTATTTCGGACTTTTCTGACCTATTTACATCATTGTGTGCATGGTTGAGTGTACCTACCTTTGAGAAGTTAAGCAGCTATGACGTGATGAGTGAATACTGTGCCATCACAAGGGAAGCTTATCTTCTTCTTGGAGTTATGGCTAATAGACTTCCAAACTTCTATTCAAGCATGCAAGAACCACCCGCAGATACTGTTCAAGATACAGACCCTTGGTCATGGAGACACTTTGGTCCTATTATAGATTCGGCAGTTGAGTGGATACAAGTTAAAAATATTGCATTCGTATCGAGGCTCTTCAACTCCCAGAGTAATGATGGTGAGAGGATCTGTTTCCAGGATTCAAAAGTAAATTCCTTGCTATGGATAATTTCTTCTGTTTTAAGTATGCTTGCCAGCGTGCTGAAAGCTGTCATCCCAGAGGACTTTACGAGCTTACCTGATGGCCGATTGCCATGGTTGCCAGAGTTTGTTCCTAAGATTGGACTTGCATTTGTTAAAAATGGGTATATCAGGTCTGGAGGATCAAGTGATCCTTCTGAAAATGGCTCTTTTGTAAAGTATCTATGTGATTTGAGACTTCAAGGAAGTCCTGAATTTGCAATATCTTCTCAATGTTGTCTCCAAGGGTTCTTCCAAATAGCAGATTCTGTTGATAAGTTGGTTACACATGCAAATCTCGATATCCATTCAGCACGAGTTGGATATAACAATTTCTCAAGGGACGATAAGATTCTTGCTAATGGTATACTGAAGTCCTGTTCAACTGAAATACAGTATCTGCTGTCAACTTCAATGGAAGCAATTACTAGTGACTGGCAATTCCTGCGGCCTATTGAGATGTTCAGTAGAGGCGGCCCTGCTCCAGGAGTTGGTGTTGGCTGGGGTGCCTCTGCTGGAGGGTATTGGTCCTTAAATTCTTTGTTGGCTCAGCAAGACGCAGGATTGCTCGTTTACTTGCTTGAAGCTTTTGGGATTCCATCTACTGTGGATCCATCAGAAGCCGAAGAGATGGACTGCACAATGCAAAAGATAGAATGCATCCTTACTGCTTGTTTAATTGTGGGCCCATGGAGTAGCTCAGTCCTTGATAAGTTACTAAAAATCATCTTCCAGGTTCCTGTACTCAAGCATCTGAGTTATGGCATTCATAAGTTCCTCTCTCTTAGAAAAGGATACAGTTCTTTCAAGTGGAACTatgatgatgaagaatatGCACTGATATCTAATGTTTTGGCCTCTCACTTTAGAACCAGGTGGCTTGGTGCAAAGAAGAAACGAAAAGCCATGCCTGAGACCAACCATCCAAGCCAAAAATCTACAAAGAAAAAGGTTCGTTTTATGGAAACTATTCATGAGGATATGAATGCGACAAGTGAAGCTGGTGAAGTGAtgtcttcttcatcttcattaaTATTGGAGTGGGCTCGCCAGAGATTGCCTCTTCCGGAACATTGGTTTCTGAGTGCAATCTCCACCATTCAGTTAAACAATAACACATGTCCGCCCAGTGCTTCTCATGGTGAAATCTTTTCAGAGGTGGCCTCAGACATTGTAGAAGTTGCTAAGAGCGGACTCTTTTTCCTCCTGGCTATCGAAGCCATCCCTACCTCTCTTAGCTCTGAGTTCCGCTCACCTGCTAAATGTGTTCCAGTTGTTTGGAAACTGCACGCCATGTCTGCAACATTACTTTCTGGGATGGGTGTTCTGGAAGACGAGAAAAGCAGGACTGTCTATGAAACCTTGCAGAATGTGTATGGCGGAGTTCTTGATGAGAAGAGGTCTTCAGACGTGCTCGGTCACACGGGTGTTGAGCGCCTGAAGTTTGCATCAGACATCCACGATAGCTACCCTACATTCATCGAAACTCTAGTGGAGCAGTTCTCAGCTGAATCGTATGGTGATGTCATATTTGGGAGGCAGGTTGCAATGTATTTACATAAATCCGTTGAAGATTCTGCAAGGCTTGCTGCGTGGAATACCTTGTCTAATGCACGCGTTCTTGAGCTCCTGCCGCCTCTACATAAGTGCCTCGCGAAGGCTGATGGCTACCTTGAACCCATCGAG GATAACGAGAGCATCCTAGAAGCCTACGTGAAATCGTGGACCTCTGGCGCCCTTGACAAAGCGGCAAACAGGGGCTCAGTAGCATTCTCTCTGGTTCTGCATCATCTTTCATCCTTCATATTTGGCAGTGCTGGTGATGCTACTCTCTCACTGCGCAATAAACTCGCGAAATCTCTGATGCGCGACTATTCTCGCAGGCAGCAACACGAG GGGATGATGGTGAAATTGATATGCGACAAGAAACCTGAGCCCGAGCCGCAAGCATCGGCGACAGCAGCTTCGTCTCTACCTATGTCGGCGATAGAAAAGAGGTTGCAACTTCTGACAAAAATTTGTGATGGATGTGCGCCTCAAGTGGCAAAGCTTGAAGCCTGTATCAGAAAAGAGCGTTCAGAATAA